The following are encoded in a window of Falco biarmicus isolate bFalBia1 chromosome 8, bFalBia1.pri, whole genome shotgun sequence genomic DNA:
- the LOC130153747 gene encoding E3 ubiquitin-protein ligase RBBP6-like, with product MSCVHYKFSSRLNSDVVTFHGPHISLRDLRRQIMGRERLKATHCDLQVTNAQTMEEYTDDNALIPRHSSVTVRRVPVRGVKATGKTDLGCC from the exons ATGTCGTGTGTCCACTACAagttctcctccaggctgaactccGATGTGGTCACCTTTCACGGCCCCCACATCTCCCTGCGCGACCTCAGGCGCCAGATCATGGGCCGCGAGAGGCTGAAGGCGACCCACTGCGACCTGCAGGTCACCAACGCCCAGACCATGGAAG aatacaCAGATGACAATGCCCTGATTCCAAGGCACTCATCGGTAACTGTTAGGAGAGTCCCTGTTAGAGGAGTTAAAGCTACCGGCAAGACAGACCTTGG ctgctgttaa